The nucleotide sequence GGGCAGGTTTCGGTTTGTGGATAAGGATGGGTTCGCTAACTGGAAAAGCCTGACTTTACATGTCCCCGGATCACTCTGGGGGGGCGAGCCCGCCGGGGAGCTGCTGACGGGCCATCTGAAATCGGCCGAGCTAACACTTTACACCGAAGACAGCCGGAGTGAGCTCATGAAAAGGTACCGTCTTATACCCGACGAGACGGGGCCCGTGCAAGTGTACAGGAAATTCTGGCAGCAGGAAGCAAATGACTGGGCTACCGTGCCCCCCCTGCTGGTGTATGCCGATCTGATTAGTGCCCAAGACAGGAGAAGTCAGGAAACCGCCCAAAAAGTGTACGATGACTATATACAGATTGAATTACCGTGAATTGCGGCAGAATCCCACGGTAGACGGTCTGCTTTCGGGCCTGGAGCGAGGATTCACCAAGTATGGCATCGATTTTTATCTCGTGGGAGCCGTAGCCCGTGACGCCTGGATGAGCATTCATGACAAAAAGGCCCGCCGCACCACGGGTGACATTGATTTTGCCGTACTCGTTAATACGCCTGGAACCTACGAAGCATTAAAAGAGTACCTGGTTGCAGAGGAAGGATTCTTCCCCTCTTCCGAAAACCCTTTCGTTCTTATATGGCAGGACAAAACGCAGTTAGATTTGCTTCCTTTCGGGGGCATCACTGACGAGAATGGAACAGTAAAAGTCATGGGCTCTGGGTTTGCATCGATCAATATGCCTGGATTTGGCGAAATCTACGAAGAAGGATTGCCGGAACTGATCCTCGAAGGGCAACATCGGTTCAAATTCTGTACGCTACCGGGTATATTCCTGTTGAAACTTATAGCGTGGGACGATCGGCCAGAGGCCCGCCGCGACGACATAAGGGACATCAGCGACATTCTGAATCACTTTTTTGACCTATATGATGAGGAGATATGGACTAATCACTCAGATCTGTTTGAAGATGAAAATGATGACCTGCGGCATATAGCCGCTCAGGTAATGGGACGAGAGATTGGAAAGATTGCCCAACGAAATGATCAGCTGTACCAGCGGATATTAAATATTATGCATGTCAATACTGCTGACCCCCGCACCAGTGAATTAGCCCGAGTTATGATAGACTATTTTGACAATACCTTAGAAGATAACATTTTGATTGTAAACCGAATAAAGAAAGGTTTCACAGAATACTTTATCTAAAAAAAACCATAGAAACCTATACATAGATCAAGAAATCAGCCCCTAACAATGAAGCTGTATTTAGGTGTTACAGATAATAATTGGTTTCATTATTTAAGCCGAATGAATCCAGAAGACGTCAACTTCTGGCAACCCAGCGGGAATGTGAGTTTTAAAGTACTGCACCCCGGAGACCCCTTCCTTTTCAAGCTCAAAAAGCCTCTAAATACAATTGGAGGCGTTGGCTTCTTTTCCAGCCATACGACGTTGCCGATATCAATCGCCTGGGATACGTTCCGCAACCGGAATGGCTGTGCTACATTTGATGAATTCAGTCGAATGATATTGAATTATCGCAATGATAGGCACAATATTAATCCCACGATTGGTTGCATAGTCCTGACCAACCCCATTTTTTTCCGGGATGAGGATTGGATTGAAACCCCTTCAAATTGGGCAAACAGTATTGTTCAGGGGAAGTCGTATAGCACAGAAGAGCCCATAGGTAATGCAATCTGGAAGCGTGTTGAAGCGCTTACTACTAAATATATGGCCGAAGCGCAACTCTCCTCGAATCCCTTTTTAACCGAAGAACCCGCTTTCCCTGCTTATGGAAATCCAATCCTTACAAAAGTCAGGCTTGGACAGGGAGCATTTAGAGTACTAGTGACCGATGCCTATAATAGAAGGTGCAGTATCACAGGCGAAAAAACGCTTCCCGTGCTTGAAGCAGCCCATATCAGGTCTTATGCTGAGGCTGGGCCGCACCTCACCTCCAATGGTATCTTGCTTCGCTCCGACATGCATAAGTTGTTCGACAATGGCTATTTGACAGTCACTGAGGACTACAAAGTGGAAGTAAGTAATAGGATCAAGGAAGAGTTTCAGAATGGGAAGGAATATTACCAGTACCACGGGAAAGGTCTTTTAATTCTTCCAACAAAAGATACTGATAAGCCCGATAAAAGATACATCGAATGGCATAACACTAACATTTACCGGGGATGAAAAAGGAAATTGAGGTAATAACGGAAAAGATCAAAGCATTCCGGGATGAGCGCGATTGGAAACAATTCCATGATCCTAAGAACCTTGCAATATGCCTCAGTATTGAATCTTCGGAGTTATTACAGTCATTTCTATGGAAAAATGCCGATGAGGCAGATATTGAGAAAATAAAGGAAGAGTTGGCGGATGTACTGTATTCCGCTTTGCTTATTGCCGATCATTATAATCTTAATGTGAAAGAAAGCATCGAAGCAAAACTCAAAATAAATGCTCAAAAGTACCCTGTGTCAAAAGCAAAGGGCTCTAATAAGAAATATGATCATTTGTAGATAACGTAATCGTACCGGCGCTCTTTAAGCAAACACATGATGCATCTACCCAGATTCCGGTTAGTTTTCAACCCAACCCGCCTTTGGTAGTAGTTCAATCAGTCTCGCCGGACGCGTCCGGCACTACCCCAACTCCCTAACTGCATGAAGTACCTGCTACTGGTATGTTTGGCCTCGCTGGTGGCCTGCACCCAGACCCAAGAAGAGAAAAAAACTGACAAGCCTAACATTGTTTTCATTTTCTCCGACGACCACGCCTACCAGGCCATCGGGGCCTATGGCAATAAGATCGCCAAAACCCCCAATCTGGATCAGCTGGCCAGCGAAGGCATGCTATTCACCAACAGCTTCGTGACCAACTCCATCTGCGGTCCCAGTCGCGCGACCCTGCTCACGGGAAAATACAGCCACATGAACGGCTACAAGCGCAACGACCGCACGCTGTTCGATACGGAACAAACGCTGTTTTCGAAGGTACTGCAGCAGAATGGCTATCAAACCGCCTGGATCGGCAAGATGCACCTCAACAGCCTGCCCGTCGGGTTCGACTACTGGAATATTCTGCCCGGTCAGGGTCAGTACTACAACCCCGATTTCATCAGTCAACCCAACGACACTACCCGCTACCACGGCTACGTGTCGGACCTGATCACGCAGTTTTCGACGGAGTGGCTCGAAAAACGCGATACTTCCAAGCCGTTTTTCCTCATCGTGGGCCATAAAGCCACCCACCGGACGTGGCTGCCCGCCCTGGAAGATTTGGGAGCCTACGACGACGTGGAGTTTCCGCTGCCCGACAATTTTTATGATGCCTATCAGGACCGCGAAGCCGCCCGGCAGCAGGATATGTCCGTGGAAAAAACCATGCGGCTGAAGCAGGACCTGAAAATCCATCCCGATTACGAGAAAGACGGGGTCTACAACCGCTTTGATCCGGAGCAGAAGAAGGTATTCAAGGACTACTACGACAAAGTAGCCCAGGATTTCGAGGCGAAAAAGCTGACGGGCAAAGCGCTGGTGGAGTGGAAATTGCAAAGGTACCTGAAGGACTACTACGCCACGGCCAACGGCCTGGACCGCAACATCGGCAAGTTGCTGGACTACCTCGATAAGTCAGGCCTGGCCAAAAATACAGTGGTCATCTATGCCTCCGACCAGGGCTTTTACCTGGGCGAGCACGGCTGGTTCGACAAGCGGTTCATCTACGAAGAATCCATGAGAACGCCCCTGATGGTACGGTACCCGGGCATCGTGGAAGCGGGCAAAAAACAGGATGATCTGGTACTTAACATCGACTGGGCACCCACGGTACTGGACATCGCCGGTGCCCCGATTCCTGCGGACATACAGGGCCAATCGTTTCTGCCGTTGTTGAAGGGTACCCCATCGACGCAGGTACCCTGGCGGAAAGCGGCTTACTACCATTATTACGAGTTTCCCCAGCCGCACCACGTCTATCCGCACTTTGGAATCCGGACCGATCGTTATAAATTGGCCTACTTTTATGACGGCCCCGACGCGTGGGAGTTATTCGATCTACAAAAAGATCCCCACGAAATGTCTAACCTCTACGGAAAGCCGGGTACCGAGTCTATCACGGAAGACCTGAAAGGGCAGTTGAAAAAACTCATGGAAGCGTACAAGGATGAGGAGGCATTGAAAATATTGGCTGCGGCCAAAAAGTAAGAACGAGTGAAATTGGATATGATGAAGACCGTGAACGTACAAGTCTGTTTTTTAGGAGCACTCGCCGCCCTAACGTGCGGATGCCAAAAAGAACAGAATAATTCGGCTACCTCGGATACGCCGGTGGTAGCTGCGTCGATGAATAGCATTCCCGAAGGGAAACGCGACACGACGGGCATGGCGTGGATACCGGGGGGTACCTTCCTGATGGGAGCCGACGAATTTCCCGATTCCCGACCCGTGCATAAGGTAACCGTGGACGGCTTTTACATGGACACCCACGAAGTGACCAACGCTGAATACGCCCGGTTTGTGGAAGCTACCAACTATAAGACCGTCGCCGAAAGGCCCCTGAATCCGGCTGATTATCCGGGGGTACCTGCCGACAAGCTGGTACCTGGCTCGGCGGTGTTTACCCCTACCCCTACCTCCGTGTCGCTGGACAACCCGCTGCAATGGTGGAACTACGTGGCGGGCGCCGATTGGGCGCATCCCGAAGGACCGGGAAGTACCATCAAGGGGCGGGAGAATCTGCCCGTGGTGCATGTTTCGTACGAAGATGCCGCCGCCTACGCCCGCTGGGCGGGTAAGCGGCTCCCTACCGAAGCCGAATGGGAGTTTGCGGCCCAGGGCGGCCGGGGCAACCACACCTACTACTGGGGCGATCAGCTGAAACCCGGCAACAAGTGGGTGGCCAATATCTACCAGGGTAGCTTCCCGGACAAGAACCTGAATGAGGACGGGTACGCCGGAGCCGCTCCGGTGAAGTCGTTTCCTTCCAATCCTTACGGCCTCTACGACATGGACGGCAATGTGTGGGAATGGTGCCAGGACCTTTACCGCCCCGATGCCTACCAAACCAGCGCCGCCAACAACCCCAAAGGTCCCGCCGACAGCTACGATCCTGATGAACCCGGCGCTACCAAACGCGTCCAGCGCGGCGGCTCGTTCCTTTGCAGCGATCAATACTGCATTCGTTACAAGGCCGGAAGCCGTGGCAAAGGCGAGGTGACCAGCGGCAGCAACAATCTGGGCTTCCGCTGCGTAGTAAGCGCGAAGTAGATGAAAAAAGCTAATGGCTGATAGCTAATGGACGTTAGCTTTTTTTAGCTCCTCAGTAGCTTACGCAACATGAATTAATTAGATATCGAAGGGTTGCGGGGATGCGTTCTGCAACCTGGCATCCTGTTGGTAGGCTTTTATTTCCGGAGTCCAGTCCTTGAACCAACTTTTCTGGTGCTTGCGCGAATCGTTGAGATCGGCCTGGATCATTGTGATTTCTGCCCGTAGTTTTTTCTTAAAATTCTTGAATTTGCGCTCACTGAACGCATGGGTTTGGTCAAAAAATTCCTCGCGCAAACCCATGCTGCTATGTTTCAGAAAATCGACTTCTTTCCTGATCTCGTTCAGCTGTTTTTGCAGGATCTTATTGTACCGTTTGAGCATGTCCTCAGCTAGCCAAAAAGCATCGGCTTCCTCTTCTTCGAGGTACTCGATCTGTAATTTCAGCAACGCCAGGAAGTCGTTTTCCTGGTAGGCTTTCGTCACGCGCTGGATCAGCTCGGTCTTCTGGATTTTGGCGGCTTCGTCCGTTTCGCGGTCGGGATGGTACTTCTTCACCAGCCGCAGGTAGATCGCCCTGGCATCCTGTAGCAGGGCCTGCTGCTGTTTGTCCACTTGCAGTGGGGCGTCGGGCTCAAAGTTTTTCAAATCCTCGGCCTGCCCGGTTTCCCACTTTTCAAGCATTTTTTTCCGAATCTCCTCGCTGTGTTCCTTCACGAAGGTATCCACGCCCTTGTCAACCATCTCGCGCAGGTCCATGTCGATCCCCAACTCATCTTTGAGCTGTCGGGCTATCGGGGCCAAATTCTTCTCATCGGAAAGTAGCGGCTCCCCGGCGTATTTTTCAAACAGCTCTTTCAGTATCTCATCGCCATAGCCATTCTTTTTCAGCAGTTCGCTGGCCTGGTCGGCCATGTACCCATCGAACCATGGCCGGTCGTACTTGCCAATGCCCAGTTCGTCGGCCAGTTCATCCAGCCGTAGCAACCGGCTCCGCAGCAGCTCATCCCGCCTGCCGATCAGCGGCCGCAATTCGCTTTGAATGCGAGGTACCACCTCCCGCAACCCCTGCTCGAGGGTATGGTGCAAAGACTGGCTCTCGCCGATGTCTTTCAGGAGTTTCTCATAGCGAGCTTGTAGCTTCGACTTTGTGGTAGCTCGCTTTTTATAAACTA is from Salmonirosea aquatica and encodes:
- a CDS encoding HNH endonuclease; translated protein: MKLYLGVTDNNWFHYLSRMNPEDVNFWQPSGNVSFKVLHPGDPFLFKLKKPLNTIGGVGFFSSHTTLPISIAWDTFRNRNGCATFDEFSRMILNYRNDRHNINPTIGCIVLTNPIFFRDEDWIETPSNWANSIVQGKSYSTEEPIGNAIWKRVEALTTKYMAEAQLSSNPFLTEEPAFPAYGNPILTKVRLGQGAFRVLVTDAYNRRCSITGEKTLPVLEAAHIRSYAEAGPHLTSNGILLRSDMHKLFDNGYLTVTEDYKVEVSNRIKEEFQNGKEYYQYHGKGLLILPTKDTDKPDKRYIEWHNTNIYRG
- a CDS encoding nucleotidyl transferase AbiEii/AbiGii toxin family protein — protein: MTIYRLNYRELRQNPTVDGLLSGLERGFTKYGIDFYLVGAVARDAWMSIHDKKARRTTGDIDFAVLVNTPGTYEALKEYLVAEEGFFPSSENPFVLIWQDKTQLDLLPFGGITDENGTVKVMGSGFASINMPGFGEIYEEGLPELILEGQHRFKFCTLPGIFLLKLIAWDDRPEARRDDIRDISDILNHFFDLYDEEIWTNHSDLFEDENDDLRHIAAQVMGREIGKIAQRNDQLYQRILNIMHVNTADPRTSELARVMIDYFDNTLEDNILIVNRIKKGFTEYFI
- a CDS encoding J domain-containing protein, with the protein product MKQRLVYKKRATTKSKLQARYEKLLKDIGESQSLHHTLEQGLREVVPRIQSELRPLIGRRDELLRSRLLRLDELADELGIGKYDRPWFDGYMADQASELLKKNGYGDEILKELFEKYAGEPLLSDEKNLAPIARQLKDELGIDMDLREMVDKGVDTFVKEHSEEIRKKMLEKWETGQAEDLKNFEPDAPLQVDKQQQALLQDARAIYLRLVKKYHPDRETDEAAKIQKTELIQRVTKAYQENDFLALLKLQIEYLEEEEADAFWLAEDMLKRYNKILQKQLNEIRKEVDFLKHSSMGLREEFFDQTHAFSERKFKNFKKKLRAEITMIQADLNDSRKHQKSWFKDWTPEIKAYQQDARLQNASPQPFDI
- a CDS encoding sulfatase family protein, coding for MKYLLLVCLASLVACTQTQEEKKTDKPNIVFIFSDDHAYQAIGAYGNKIAKTPNLDQLASEGMLFTNSFVTNSICGPSRATLLTGKYSHMNGYKRNDRTLFDTEQTLFSKVLQQNGYQTAWIGKMHLNSLPVGFDYWNILPGQGQYYNPDFISQPNDTTRYHGYVSDLITQFSTEWLEKRDTSKPFFLIVGHKATHRTWLPALEDLGAYDDVEFPLPDNFYDAYQDREAARQQDMSVEKTMRLKQDLKIHPDYEKDGVYNRFDPEQKKVFKDYYDKVAQDFEAKKLTGKALVEWKLQRYLKDYYATANGLDRNIGKLLDYLDKSGLAKNTVVIYASDQGFYLGEHGWFDKRFIYEESMRTPLMVRYPGIVEAGKKQDDLVLNIDWAPTVLDIAGAPIPADIQGQSFLPLLKGTPSTQVPWRKAAYYHYYEFPQPHHVYPHFGIRTDRYKLAYFYDGPDAWELFDLQKDPHEMSNLYGKPGTESITEDLKGQLKKLMEAYKDEEALKILAAAKK
- a CDS encoding formylglycine-generating enzyme family protein; protein product: MKTVNVQVCFLGALAALTCGCQKEQNNSATSDTPVVAASMNSIPEGKRDTTGMAWIPGGTFLMGADEFPDSRPVHKVTVDGFYMDTHEVTNAEYARFVEATNYKTVAERPLNPADYPGVPADKLVPGSAVFTPTPTSVSLDNPLQWWNYVAGADWAHPEGPGSTIKGRENLPVVHVSYEDAAAYARWAGKRLPTEAEWEFAAQGGRGNHTYYWGDQLKPGNKWVANIYQGSFPDKNLNEDGYAGAAPVKSFPSNPYGLYDMDGNVWEWCQDLYRPDAYQTSAANNPKGPADSYDPDEPGATKRVQRGGSFLCSDQYCIRYKAGSRGKGEVTSGSNNLGFRCVVSAK
- a CDS encoding nucleotide pyrophosphohydrolase — protein: MKKEIEVITEKIKAFRDERDWKQFHDPKNLAICLSIESSELLQSFLWKNADEADIEKIKEELADVLYSALLIADHYNLNVKESIEAKLKINAQKYPVSKAKGSNKKYDHL